From one Triticum urartu cultivar G1812 chromosome 3, Tu2.1, whole genome shotgun sequence genomic stretch:
- the LOC125548470 gene encoding phospholipase A1-II 3-like, with amino-acid sequence MYHYLRLSLLLVTTLSDVAIAQRWREISGSNQWSGLLDPLNIDVRREVIRYGELAQATSDGFITDPASPYAGACRYSPASFFTKVQASDPGAYRVTRFIYATSSARLPEGFMARPLPVGAWSTESNWMGYVAVATDRGAAALGRRDIVVAWRATKRATEWASDLDFALVPAAGIVGPGRGWSQPYVHRGFLSVYTSKNSTSRFNRRSAREQVLTEVRALLDTYKNEDCSISITGHSLGGALSTLNAIDLVANGFNVRGSSRTPVPVTAIHFGAPRVGDEQFKKAFHAMAGLSLLRVRNVPDIVPTILPPVIYADVGVELLVDTRKSPYLKEKAGPAQWHNLEGYLHGVAGTHGAGDSAGFGLEVDRDLALINKEEDALRDEYPVPAMWWAENNKGMVKNATGHWVLHDHEQGNLAL; translated from the exons ATGTATCACTATCTGCGACTCTCTCTACTGCTGGTCACCACTCTCTCTGACGTAGCAATTGCTCAAAGATGGAGGGAGATCAGCGGCAGCAACCAATGGAGCGGCCTCCTAGACCCCCTCAACATCGACGTCCGGCGCGAGGTCATCCGCTACGGCGAGCTGGCGCAGGCGACGTCGGACGGCTTCATCACGGACCCCGCGTCGCCGTACGCCGGGGCTTGTCGCTACAGCCCGGCCTCGTTCTTCACCAAGGTTCAGGCGTCCGACCCGGGTGCGTACCGCGTCACAAGGTTCATCTACGCGACGTCGAGCGCCCGGCTGCCTGAGGGGTTCATGGCGAGGCCGCTGCCGGTGGGTGCGTGGAGCACGGAGTCCAACTGGATGGGGTACGTCGCGGTGGCCACGGACCGCGgcgcggcggcgctcgggaggcGGGACATTGTGGTGGCGTGGCGCGCGACGAAGCGGGCGACGGAGTGGGCCAGCGACCTGGACTTCGCGCTGGTACCAGCGGCCGGCATCGTCGGGCCGGGGCGCGGCTGGTCGCAGCCGTACGTGCACAGGGGGTTTCTGTCCGTGTACACGTCCAAGAACTCCACGTCCAGGTTCAACAGACGAAGCGCGCGCGAGCAG GTGCTGACCGAAGTAAGAGCGCTGCTCGATACGTACAAGAACGAGGACTGCAGCATCAGCATAACCGGCCACAGCCTGGGAGGGGCACTGTCCACGCTCAACGCCATCGACCTGGTCGCCAATGGATTCAACGTCCGCGGCTCGTCCCGAACCCCTGTGCCCGTCACGGCCATCCACTTCGGCGCCCCCCGCGTCGGCGACGAGCAGTTCAAGAAGGCTTTCCACGCGATGGCCGGCCTGAGCCTGCTCCGGGTCCGCAACGTCCCGGACATCGTGCCGACCATCCTGCCGCCCGTGATCTACGCCGACGTCGGCGTGGAGCTGCTCGTGGACACGCGCAAGTCGCCGTACCTCAAGGAGAAGGCGGGCCCTGCCCAGTGGCACAACCTGGAGGGCTACTTGCACGGCGTCGCGGGGACGCACGGCGCCGGCGACAGCGCGGGGTTCGGCCTGGAGGTGGACCGCGACTTGGCGCTCATCAACAAGGAAGAGGACGCGCTCAGAGACGAGTACCCCGTGCCGGCGATGTGgtgggcggagaataacaagggCATGGTCAAGAACGCCACTGGACACTGGGTGTTGCACGACCACGAGCAGGGTAACCTTGCGTTGTGA